One window of the Mixophyes fleayi isolate aMixFle1 chromosome 6, aMixFle1.hap1, whole genome shotgun sequence genome contains the following:
- the CPN1 gene encoding carboxypeptidase N catalytic chain: protein MNGKLWSILQLFLLCKVALSVNFNYHRYDELIQALYDVHSACPYITRIYSIGRSHQQRHLYVIEFSDHPGSHELLEPEFKYVANMHGNEILGRELLIQLSEFLCEEYRNGNERIISLIQNTRIHIMPSMNPDGYEVAADQGPDTNGYLTGRNNFNNVDLNRNFPDLNLLMYFNEKHGGPTDHLPLPDNWKLSAEPETIATINWMQSYNFVLSANLHGGAVVANYPFDKTKEFRNRGYRGANYYTATADDKLFKSLASTYSYAHGWMHLGWNCGDYFPNGITNGASWYSLSKGMQDFNYLHKNCFEITLELSCQKFPRQEELEREWYGNREALVTFMEQVHKGIKGMVTDENNNGIANAVISVAGIGHNILSGEGGDYFRLLLPDTYTVTASVNGYFTKTSTVTVGSEAATVLNFELKREKSSSSSKEKLSSGSKEKLSSGSKEKLASRNLNSKNQIRKVVPRAADRRKGR, encoded by the exons ATGAACGGGAAACTATGGTCTATCCTTCAACTTTTCCTCCTGTGCAAGGTGGCACTCTCAGTCAACTTTAACTACCACCGGTACGATGAGCTGATCCAAGCCCTCTACGACGTGCACAGCGCCTGCCCTTATATCACCAGAATCTACAGCATTGGGAGAAGTCACCAACAGAGGCATCTATATGTCATTGAATTCAGTGATCACCCTGGGAGCCATGAACTGT TGGAGCCAGAATTTAAATATGTGGCAAACATGCATGGTAACGAGATCCTGGGCAGGGAATTACTCATCCAGCTTTCTGAGTTTCTATGCGAGGAATATCGGAATGGCAATGAGAGGATAATCAGCCTGATCCAGAACACGAGGATACATATCATGCCTTCTATGAATCCGGATGGATACGAAGTTGCGGCAGACCAG GGTCCAGACACCAATGGATATCTGACTGGGAGGAATAACTTCAACAACGTCGATCTGAACCGAAACTTCCCTGATCTCAATTTACTCATgtacttcaatgaaaaacacgGAGGACCGACGGACCACCTACCCCTTCCTGACAACTGGAAGCTCTCG GCGGAGCCAGAAACAATCGCCACAATTAATTGGATGCAATCTTACAACTTTGTGCTCTCTGCAAACCTTCACGGTGGAGCTGTTGTAGCGAATTATCCCTTCGATAAAACCAAAGAGTTTCGGAACAGAGGTTACCGAGGAGCCAATTATTATACAGCTACAGCCGATGACAAGCTCTTTAAATCG CTCGCTTCAACATATTCCTATGCTCACGGTTGGATGCACCTTGGGTGGAACTGTGGGGATTACTTTCCCAATGGAATAACGAATGGAGCTTCCTGGTATTCCCTCTCTAAAG GTATGCAGGACTTCAATTACCTACATAAGAACTGTTTTGAAATAACGCTGGAGCTGAGCTGTCAGAAGTTTCCACGACAGGAAGAGCTGGAGAGAGAGTGGTACGGGAACCGCGAGGCTCTGGTCACATTCATGGAACAG GTTCACAAAGGTATTAAAGGAATGGTGACAGATGAAAATAATAACGGCATAGCCAACGCCGTGATCTCGGTTGCCGGCATCGGTCATAACATTTTGTCTG GTGAAGGAGGGGATTATTTCCGGTTATTGTTACCGGATACTTACACCGTAACGGCATCAGTGAACGGTTACTTTACAAAGACCTCAACGGTAACGGTTGGTTCAGAAGCAGCCACAGTG CTTAATTTCGAGTTGAAAAGGGAAAAATCGTCATCAAGTTCCAAGGAAAAATTATCATCGGGTTCAAAGGAAAAATTATCATCGGGTTCAAAGGAGAAATTGGCTTCCAGAAATCTCAACTCCAAGAACCAAATACGGAAGGTCGTTCCAAGGGCGGCAGACAGGAGGAAGGGGAGATGA